A genomic segment from Verrucomicrobiia bacterium encodes:
- a CDS encoding sialidase family protein, with protein sequence MSQIKTIDGGFRLKMPERIVIGAWLLLIGCARTASGRSLSIVTGIMVLGYPAFGQGQSIEWTNTTGGEWAQPSNWNPNQVPHTNDSVFISGSNPLTVSLTADVAVSKLIIGTGLQGTSPVVLSISNYSLRATEVVVKNFGILDAISCTIDSTVRVEAGGLLKTRYLTLPENASLTLEKESSANVDFGKLHLHGPLTNAGVLNVTNSTISIFNQGGIRNMEKGLVRLCGQSSISSGDSGNGFFQNEGLVTSVSVSSQTNLPQQFPFDSYPTLAVSSNRQTIYMVFQGMTGNHFTTNSCLFFSTSTNAGLTWADPRKLPFDFSGVQLWNPTLGITGSGRLLLLCQPIRVEPGVEFLPSLSFASDDSGASWVTLGQISTNDLPSSPFGQYVAWTPFGNITENNGVLFAPYYARAANNWYAPHCLKSIDGGMTWTGYRIAFAGLISEPAIVPITKDLILCVTRSEIWSTNQIRFPKMFSYWSTNAGETWFAGGKWLDNSAPILNDPACLGVFSSSSGPRIAIAWGNRTDCELYVSQALVSETFHNFAALYENRISIGTIGKIGHSAEFAAGGYPQMVPLNDDGMYLVSWYYEGGYSDPSIASLRFALVDFNGEPGGTNIPTKLNAFPASVARVIVPRFDNRYGEVRNESIDGYLQFDNLNESGFAGVYEAIEQAEIQYCGGNSFAPLIPDAALRLAGSGRHKFVSGDLMLLNDEVSRLELIGGYLTLGPNFQGGTISNLALHGIDLTNNLPVTGRLSSTNGQITGNLEISTGGAFEAIGTGIGASWTIQRGATSHVNGLRILASSNARLNEGGNLFVDSGGIYLHGALTNEGTICLTNGSVQILGGDSQNRGVLANADSGRIRFHGNGGILDPQNSARLINRGTFEKTNPIATTRIDVKEFYNYGSLSVRSGILTLADVTFSETSEVRLSVSSQADYGRLVLERAVHLAGTVILTVMDELVASPGNSFDLVSFPGRTGEFERVYLPHAGSLAWHAQHYETFLRVHVDGVPRIHSKYHGDALTITGTHGTPGGEFVLLCTTSLEIPLSQWQPIATNLFDGDGQFTLANILVPGQTGGFFRVQSR encoded by the coding sequence ATGAGTCAAATAAAGACGATTGATGGAGGATTTCGCCTGAAAATGCCCGAACGAATTGTAATTGGCGCGTGGCTCCTACTGATTGGTTGTGCCAGGACCGCTTCAGGCCGTTCTTTGTCAATAGTAACCGGTATTATGGTATTGGGTTATCCGGCGTTTGGCCAGGGACAATCAATTGAGTGGACAAATACGACTGGTGGTGAGTGGGCGCAACCTTCGAATTGGAATCCGAATCAGGTTCCTCATACCAATGACTCAGTCTTCATTTCGGGTTCAAATCCATTGACTGTGTCACTTACAGCGGATGTAGCGGTTTCGAAACTCATCATTGGAACTGGTCTTCAGGGCACCAGTCCAGTGGTGCTTTCGATCTCAAACTACTCTCTCCGCGCAACCGAGGTTGTGGTGAAAAACTTCGGGATTCTCGATGCGATCAGTTGCACGATCGACAGCACGGTGCGGGTCGAAGCGGGAGGTTTGCTAAAGACACGATACCTGACACTCCCTGAGAATGCATCCTTGACGCTCGAGAAGGAGTCTAGCGCCAACGTCGATTTCGGAAAACTGCACCTTCATGGGCCGCTGACGAATGCCGGCGTCTTAAACGTAACAAACTCAACCATCTCTATTTTTAATCAGGGTGGCATCAGAAACATGGAGAAGGGCTTGGTTCGACTTTGCGGCCAATCGTCGATTTCATCTGGTGATTCCGGGAACGGATTTTTTCAGAACGAAGGTTTGGTGACATCCGTGTCGGTATCGTCGCAGACCAACTTACCCCAGCAGTTTCCATTCGACTCTTATCCGACTCTTGCTGTCTCATCAAACCGACAAACGATATACATGGTTTTTCAGGGGATGACCGGAAACCATTTCACGACCAACTCCTGTTTGTTCTTTTCTACGAGTACTAACGCCGGATTGACCTGGGCAGATCCGCGAAAACTTCCGTTCGATTTCAGCGGGGTGCAGTTGTGGAATCCGACCCTGGGTATAACCGGTTCTGGTCGATTGTTGCTGCTGTGCCAACCCATTCGAGTTGAACCCGGTGTGGAATTTCTCCCATCGCTCTCATTTGCTTCAGACGACAGCGGCGCCTCGTGGGTGACGCTCGGACAGATAAGCACAAACGATCTTCCTTCATCGCCGTTCGGCCAATATGTCGCATGGACACCGTTTGGTAATATTACAGAAAACAACGGAGTTTTGTTCGCGCCGTATTATGCGCGGGCTGCAAACAACTGGTATGCGCCTCATTGCCTCAAGTCCATCGACGGGGGCATGACCTGGACTGGGTATAGGATAGCGTTCGCTGGCCTCATCTCTGAGCCTGCTATAGTGCCGATCACAAAAGATTTGATCCTATGCGTTACTCGATCGGAGATTTGGTCCACAAATCAAATTCGCTTTCCCAAGATGTTCTCATATTGGAGCACAAATGCAGGTGAGACCTGGTTTGCAGGCGGGAAATGGCTGGATAACTCGGCGCCCATCCTCAATGATCCCGCCTGCTTGGGAGTGTTCAGCAGTTCTAGTGGACCACGAATAGCGATTGCCTGGGGAAACCGAACCGATTGTGAACTTTACGTCAGTCAGGCGCTCGTAAGTGAAACGTTTCACAATTTTGCGGCTCTGTATGAAAACCGAATCTCCATAGGAACCATTGGTAAGATCGGTCATAGCGCCGAGTTCGCAGCTGGCGGGTATCCTCAAATGGTTCCGCTTAACGACGACGGTATGTACTTGGTTTCGTGGTATTACGAAGGGGGGTACTCGGATCCATCCATTGCCTCCCTTCGTTTTGCGCTTGTTGATTTCAATGGTGAACCGGGCGGAACAAATATCCCCACGAAACTTAATGCGTTTCCTGCGAGTGTAGCTCGGGTCATTGTTCCGAGATTCGATAATCGATACGGGGAAGTTCGCAACGAATCAATCGATGGCTATCTGCAGTTCGATAATTTGAACGAAAGTGGCTTTGCGGGCGTTTATGAAGCAATTGAGCAAGCTGAGATTCAGTATTGCGGGGGGAATTCATTTGCACCGCTGATTCCGGATGCCGCTCTTCGACTGGCTGGAAGCGGACGCCATAAGTTTGTTTCGGGTGACTTGATGTTATTGAATGATGAAGTAAGCAGATTGGAACTGATTGGCGGCTATCTCACTCTAGGTCCGAATTTTCAAGGTGGGACCATCTCCAATTTGGCGCTTCATGGAATTGATCTGACTAACAATCTGCCGGTGACGGGACGCCTATCAAGCACGAACGGCCAAATTACTGGTAACCTTGAAATCAGTACAGGCGGAGCTTTTGAAGCCATTGGAACTGGAATCGGTGCTTCATGGACTATACAGCGGGGTGCGACTTCACATGTGAATGGATTAAGAATTCTTGCGAGTTCGAATGCGAGGTTGAATGAGGGCGGAAATCTGTTTGTTGATTCCGGAGGTATTTATTTGCATGGAGCTCTCACCAACGAGGGAACCATTTGTTTAACAAATGGGTCCGTACAGATTCTTGGTGGAGATTCGCAGAACCGAGGAGTGCTGGCGAATGCTGATAGTGGCCGGATCCGATTTCATGGGAACGGGGGAATCCTGGATCCGCAGAACAGCGCGCGATTGATTAATCGCGGAACTTTTGAGAAGACGAACCCGATCGCGACCACCCGAATAGATGTGAAGGAATTCTACAATTACGGATCTCTTTCGGTTCGCTCAGGAATCCTTACCCTAGCAGACGTCACATTCAGCGAGACTAGTGAGGTGAGGTTGAGTGTCAGTAGTCAGGCCGATTATGGACGTCTTGTGCTGGAGCGCGCCGTGCATTTAGCGGGGACCGTCATACTGACAGTTATGGATGAGCTTGTAGCAAGCCCGGGCAACTCATTCGACCTCGTTTCTTTTCCAGGTCGAACCGGAGAGTTCGAGCGCGTTTATTTACCGCATGCGGGTTCATTGGCGTGGCATGCACAGCATTATGAAACATTCTTGCGCGTGCACGTGGACGGTGTCCCGCGCATACATTCGAAGTATCATGGGGATGCCCTGACAATCACTGGAACTCACGGTACGCCTGGGGGTGAGTTTGTCCTTCTATGCACCACGAGTCTAGAAATTCCCCTTTCCCAATGGCAGCCGATCGCTACAAATCTTTTTGATGGGGACGGGCAATTCACTCTTGCGAACATCCTAGTCCCGGGCCAAACGGGAGGTTTTTTTCGAGTGCAGAGCCGTTGA
- a CDS encoding methyltransferase domain-containing protein, translating to MMKLNVGCGDRFAKGWLNVDFHPVSKSVKRVNLLAGLPFSDNNFDVVYSSHVLEHFSRDAAEGLAREMHRVLKPNGIIRVVVPDLEQTCREYLRILEQATTSANARSQYEWIMLELLDQLTRVHPSGLMAAFFERLSKSNNEEMIAYVQSRTENTPLIFVRPKTRAERVRDLSLPKMLTKLVYVYIALVKRLFPGRLRDAIVDASRVGEKHRWMYDRFGMTLLLQSVGFRDITFLSANESAIPDFVTDHLDTLPDGRPYKNVSLYAEARKSASMLCDP from the coding sequence ATGATGAAACTGAATGTTGGCTGCGGTGATCGTTTCGCGAAAGGATGGCTGAATGTCGACTTTCACCCTGTGAGCAAGAGTGTCAAACGAGTGAATCTGTTAGCAGGTTTGCCTTTTTCGGACAACAACTTCGATGTAGTCTATAGCAGTCATGTTCTGGAACATTTCTCGCGCGATGCTGCCGAGGGTCTTGCCCGTGAGATGCACCGCGTTTTGAAGCCGAATGGGATTATTCGCGTCGTTGTTCCTGATTTAGAGCAAACCTGTCGAGAATACCTGCGCATTCTGGAGCAAGCGACCACATCCGCTAATGCTCGCAGCCAGTATGAGTGGATCATGTTGGAATTGCTGGATCAACTTACGCGGGTTCATCCCTCAGGTCTGATGGCTGCCTTTTTCGAACGGCTGTCAAAAAGCAACAATGAGGAGATGATTGCCTACGTGCAAAGTCGAACCGAGAATACTCCCCTAATTTTCGTTAGGCCGAAAACTCGTGCAGAGAGGGTTCGAGATTTAAGCCTACCCAAGATGCTCACGAAGTTGGTCTACGTTTATATAGCTCTGGTAAAGCGATTGTTTCCCGGCCGTTTGCGCGATGCTATCGTGGATGCCAGCAGGGTAGGTGAGAAGCATCGCTGGATGTATGATCGATTTGGCATGACGCTCCTGCTGCAGTCAGTTGGCTTTAGGGACATCACGTTTCTTTCGGCCAATGAATCTGCAATTCCAGACTTTGTGACAGATCACCTCGACACTCTGCCGGACGGACGACCCTATAAGAACGTTTCGCTCTATGCTGAGGCCCGGAAATCAGCCTCAATGTTGTGTGACCCATGA
- a CDS encoding glycosyltransferase family 4 protein, with translation MHSVVSRDVGKRLRIAWISAFPVEWLSEVPSDLANLPRQHPLSWMRVLEGELENSAEVELHVLILRKQFPRSMSFTRNGVHFHLIRTPGSMRAPSLFWMDTLLIRRKMAEISPDLVHAWGTEMGASVVAHRLKYPYLVTVQGLLTWYNEVTRLDPYHRFMVRFERRYLPRAPLVTTESAFAVRFLKHKWPALNIRQVEHAPDWVFHQVSRTPEKATPRFLFVGTVNHLKGGDLLLKGLDILSAEYPFTVAVLGKVDKESEKSICSQMSQKLRERIQFRHDLAPSDVAAELACATMMLFPTRGDTSPNAVKEAAVSGLPVVGSRVGGIPDYIIDGENGILFDSNDLQGFVAAIKKAAIHPLFRNGTVDPARLAKVRDYLSPKRMAKSFVAAYFSTVKNGHHGSHNIEADFRASA, from the coding sequence ATGCATTCAGTTGTATCACGGGATGTCGGTAAACGGCTCAGAATCGCCTGGATTTCAGCATTTCCGGTTGAGTGGTTGTCGGAAGTTCCAAGCGATCTCGCGAACCTGCCACGACAGCACCCACTTTCCTGGATGCGTGTGTTAGAGGGGGAACTTGAGAATTCTGCGGAAGTAGAGCTTCATGTGCTGATCCTTCGAAAGCAATTCCCGCGAAGCATGTCGTTTACGCGGAACGGAGTCCACTTCCACCTGATCAGGACTCCCGGATCTATGCGGGCGCCCTCTCTGTTCTGGATGGACACTCTGTTGATTCGCCGCAAGATGGCCGAAATCTCGCCCGACCTGGTACACGCGTGGGGAACGGAGATGGGCGCATCGGTCGTTGCGCATAGATTGAAGTATCCCTATTTGGTGACAGTCCAAGGCCTACTGACCTGGTACAACGAGGTAACCAGGTTGGACCCGTACCACCGCTTTATGGTTCGATTCGAACGCCGTTATCTCCCGCGCGCGCCACTGGTAACGACGGAGTCGGCCTTTGCAGTCAGGTTTCTAAAGCACAAGTGGCCTGCACTGAATATTCGTCAGGTCGAACACGCACCGGATTGGGTCTTCCATCAAGTCTCGCGGACTCCAGAGAAGGCTACACCGCGGTTCCTTTTTGTCGGAACCGTTAACCACCTGAAAGGGGGAGACTTGTTGTTGAAAGGGCTCGACATTCTCTCGGCAGAGTATCCATTTACCGTAGCAGTCCTTGGAAAGGTTGATAAGGAATCGGAGAAATCCATTTGTTCCCAAATGTCACAAAAACTGCGCGAGCGGATCCAGTTTCGGCATGACCTCGCCCCGTCCGACGTGGCGGCCGAGTTAGCTTGCGCAACGATGATGCTGTTTCCTACCCGAGGAGACACTAGTCCCAATGCCGTGAAAGAAGCGGCGGTTTCAGGATTGCCGGTTGTCGGCAGCCGTGTAGGCGGAATTCCGGACTACATTATCGATGGCGAGAATGGAATCTTATTTGATTCGAACGATCTGCAAGGATTCGTGGCAGCGATCAAGAAAGCGGCTATTCACCCGCTGTTTCGAAACGGTACTGTGGACCCTGCGAGGTTGGCGAAAGTTCGTGACTATCTTTCTCCCAAGCGCATGGCGAAAAGCTTTGTAGCCGCCTATTTTTCAACCGTGAAGAATGGCCATCATGGGTCACACAACATTGAGGCTGATTTCCGGGCCTCAGCATAG
- a CDS encoding O-antigen ligase family protein produces MNNSPIFKALVTFALVVPMAIILGYRLSDPMSYSTFATIGIILGLMVIPFLLKWRHALLLLSWNLAVSIPFIKGQPTIGLVMSALTLGIAILERTLNREMRFINVWSVTLPLCFLAAVVLFTASLTGGFGLRSFGGDVYGGKKYVFLLASIASYFALTAWRIPPEKAKLYVGLFFLGGVFSFISDLYPFVPAPLEFVFWFFSPTQYVSTETLQTGTARYAGISATGRYLLYFLILRYGLRGIFLNGTWLRYALFFTFLTVSFLGGFRTTILSIAIICTFQFFFEGLHRTRLLPIVAMVIVLVGTLLIPFASKLPYTFQRSLAFLPLEIDVKARVDADHSSKWRLEMWEALLPQVPQYLWLGKGYSIKREDYSVMESSSFKEFDASQRGLALAHDYHSGPLSMLLPFGIWGTIAFLWFMWAAGRVLYRNFKGSDPSLRIINAFLLTLFLTRVVLFLFVYGALHQEVGNMVGLVGLSLAINHGVRQFVPAKSADVQPGFLRQRIVHPRPAFQR; encoded by the coding sequence ATGAACAATTCTCCGATTTTTAAGGCGCTCGTCACGTTCGCGCTCGTGGTGCCCATGGCGATCATTCTCGGGTATCGGCTGTCCGACCCGATGAGCTATTCCACCTTTGCGACGATCGGCATCATTCTGGGCCTCATGGTAATCCCATTCCTCCTCAAATGGCGTCACGCGTTGCTTTTGCTGAGTTGGAATCTCGCTGTGTCCATCCCTTTTATCAAAGGACAACCCACGATTGGATTGGTCATGTCTGCGCTGACCCTGGGCATTGCTATTTTGGAGCGCACCCTGAACAGGGAGATGCGCTTCATCAACGTGTGGTCGGTTACGCTGCCACTCTGCTTTTTAGCTGCGGTGGTGCTCTTTACAGCTTCGCTCACCGGCGGGTTCGGATTGAGGTCGTTCGGCGGCGACGTCTACGGAGGTAAGAAGTACGTCTTTCTACTAGCCTCGATTGCGTCATACTTTGCTCTCACCGCCTGGCGAATCCCACCGGAAAAGGCGAAGCTTTATGTCGGTTTGTTTTTCCTCGGGGGGGTATTCAGTTTTATCAGTGACCTGTATCCGTTCGTTCCAGCGCCTCTGGAGTTCGTTTTCTGGTTTTTCTCCCCCACCCAGTACGTCTCTACAGAAACCCTGCAGACAGGGACAGCTAGGTACGCAGGAATATCTGCGACCGGACGGTATCTCCTATACTTTTTGATTCTGCGGTATGGCTTACGTGGAATCTTCCTAAACGGAACTTGGTTGCGGTATGCCCTGTTTTTCACATTTCTTACAGTCAGTTTTTTGGGCGGATTTCGAACGACTATTTTGTCGATCGCGATCATCTGTACATTCCAGTTTTTCTTCGAAGGCCTTCACCGAACCCGGCTGCTCCCTATAGTCGCGATGGTGATCGTGCTCGTTGGAACGCTCCTGATTCCGTTCGCTTCGAAGCTGCCCTACACGTTTCAACGGTCTTTGGCGTTTCTCCCGCTGGAAATCGATGTAAAAGCGCGGGTTGACGCCGACCATAGTTCCAAATGGCGACTGGAGATGTGGGAGGCTCTTCTGCCGCAGGTGCCGCAATACCTCTGGCTTGGAAAAGGATATTCAATCAAACGAGAGGACTATTCCGTCATGGAGAGTTCCTCATTTAAAGAGTTCGACGCAAGTCAGCGGGGTCTGGCACTGGCGCACGATTATCACAGTGGCCCCCTTTCGATGCTTCTTCCTTTCGGGATTTGGGGAACAATTGCATTCCTATGGTTTATGTGGGCAGCGGGGCGAGTGCTCTACCGAAATTTCAAAGGCAGTGATCCTTCGTTGCGGATTATTAATGCCTTCCTTCTGACGTTGTTCCTTACTCGAGTGGTTTTGTTCCTTTTTGTCTACGGCGCGCTCCACCAAGAGGTCGGCAACATGGTTGGTTTGGTTGGACTCAGCTTGGCTATCAACCATGGCGTTCGCCAATTTGTGCCGGCGAAAAGTGCAGACGTTCAACCCGGTTTTCTCCGCCAAAGGATTGTGCACCCCCGCCCCGCCTTCCAAAGATAA
- a CDS encoding glycosyltransferase has translation MKPKLIIVELWGLGDLIISTPFIRAASERYAVTLVAKPYARDLQKRFWPDVNVVPFVAPWTAFQHKYQLFRWPWSEILRLRRNLARQNFDVGVSARWDPRDHLLLTSVAVRRRIGFPRAGSQLFLNNPLIRPTAGSHRYEHWRKLAKALDLQIPDRQDILLPAKRKGIVLVHSGAAQRVRVWPLERFRKTVDQLRRAGFAVHVACDPDQRSSWRAMGEQDVLTAETVGELLAIIDKAAVFIGNDSGPGHLAAFSGVPTYTLFGPQLPDLFAPLHPASEWTAGHPCPYKPCSDYCRYPVPHCLWGLEFEAVWPAINTFIMRHSDTLERTSPQANAAETPRPCATDNQSLPARKAPLNGNHPIRVLHINNSADIYGASRNLLRYLRHVDRKRIQPLVLLPEDGILRKLFEAEGIEVIIHPRLSVITRRAFHSWRLLLFFLNYPVSVFYLWRLIRQRKIAVVHTNTGVMVSPAMAAWLARVPHVWHIRDWFQEFHRIWPVYSWYIKRFSATVIAVSNAIADQFQPRGRMMIVHDGLALEEFTVSKESLRREFRSAYGLGNDFVVGCVGRIKLVRKGQEVLIQATAVLKDRGYFVRAVIVGAPFQGNEPHLEEMKTMARQLGVSDRVLFTGELEDSRAAYAAIDMLALTSAQPEPFGTVVMESMAMGVPVVATNIGGSLDQVVDGETGFLVPPASPAALADAIEKLMQNPELRQQMSAAAVERIRSKFSLAEMTRDLENFFEKTATTNGKRAA, from the coding sequence TTGAAACCGAAACTGATTATCGTGGAGCTATGGGGACTGGGAGACCTGATTATTTCTACACCGTTCATTCGAGCGGCATCAGAACGGTACGCCGTTACTCTGGTGGCAAAACCGTATGCGCGTGATCTTCAGAAACGGTTCTGGCCAGACGTGAACGTTGTCCCGTTTGTCGCCCCTTGGACCGCATTCCAACATAAATACCAGTTGTTTCGGTGGCCCTGGTCCGAAATCCTTCGCCTTCGCCGCAATCTCGCACGCCAAAACTTCGATGTCGGTGTATCTGCTCGTTGGGATCCTCGTGATCATCTGCTCCTCACTTCGGTCGCGGTTCGACGGCGAATCGGATTTCCACGTGCCGGAAGTCAGCTGTTTCTGAACAATCCGCTAATCCGTCCGACGGCAGGAAGCCATCGGTACGAACACTGGCGCAAGCTCGCCAAAGCGCTCGACCTTCAAATTCCGGATCGCCAGGACATCCTGCTCCCGGCAAAGCGAAAAGGCATCGTCCTGGTGCATTCCGGAGCGGCTCAGCGGGTCAGGGTGTGGCCACTGGAACGATTCCGGAAAACCGTGGATCAATTGCGCCGTGCAGGCTTCGCGGTGCATGTGGCGTGTGATCCGGACCAGCGTTCATCGTGGCGGGCCATGGGTGAACAGGATGTCCTAACGGCTGAAACGGTAGGTGAGTTGCTAGCGATTATCGACAAAGCCGCTGTATTCATTGGAAATGATTCCGGCCCTGGCCACCTGGCTGCCTTTAGCGGTGTCCCCACCTACACACTGTTCGGCCCGCAACTGCCCGACTTGTTCGCGCCGCTGCATCCCGCGTCCGAATGGACAGCGGGACACCCATGCCCATATAAGCCGTGTTCCGATTACTGCCGCTATCCGGTGCCGCATTGCCTGTGGGGTTTGGAATTCGAGGCGGTGTGGCCGGCCATCAATACGTTCATTATGCGACACAGCGACACTCTTGAAAGAACTTCCCCGCAAGCCAACGCTGCGGAGACGCCACGACCCTGTGCCACGGATAATCAATCTTTACCGGCCCGGAAGGCGCCTTTGAACGGGAATCACCCGATACGGGTGTTGCACATCAACAACAGCGCCGACATTTATGGCGCCAGCCGGAACCTCTTAAGGTATCTCCGGCATGTGGATAGAAAACGCATTCAGCCGCTGGTGCTCCTGCCGGAGGATGGAATCCTGAGGAAGCTTTTTGAAGCAGAGGGGATCGAGGTGATCATTCATCCTCGTTTAAGTGTGATCACGCGAAGGGCATTCCATTCCTGGCGTTTGCTTTTGTTTTTTCTGAATTATCCGGTGTCCGTTTTCTACCTGTGGCGGTTAATTCGCCAGCGTAAGATCGCGGTGGTTCACACAAATACGGGTGTCATGGTTTCCCCAGCAATGGCTGCCTGGCTCGCACGCGTGCCACATGTCTGGCACATCCGTGACTGGTTCCAAGAATTCCATCGCATCTGGCCGGTGTATTCGTGGTACATCAAACGCTTTTCCGCCACGGTTATTGCGGTGTCGAATGCGATCGCCGACCAGTTTCAACCGCGAGGGCGAATGATGATCGTGCACGACGGCCTGGCGCTTGAAGAATTCACGGTTTCCAAGGAGTCGTTGCGCCGCGAATTCCGCTCAGCATACGGACTCGGCAATGACTTCGTCGTGGGTTGTGTCGGACGAATCAAACTCGTTCGCAAAGGGCAGGAGGTGCTGATCCAAGCCACGGCAGTATTGAAGGACCGCGGTTATTTTGTCCGAGCGGTGATCGTCGGCGCCCCATTCCAGGGGAACGAGCCGCATCTCGAAGAGATGAAAACAATGGCGCGGCAGCTCGGCGTCTCAGATCGGGTCCTGTTCACCGGGGAACTTGAAGACAGCCGCGCAGCGTACGCAGCGATTGACATGCTTGCTCTGACTTCAGCGCAGCCTGAGCCGTTTGGCACTGTGGTCATGGAATCCATGGCCATGGGAGTGCCTGTCGTCGCGACGAATATTGGCGGTTCCCTGGACCAGGTGGTGGACGGAGAGACCGGCTTCCTTGTGCCCCCTGCCAGCCCGGCGGCTTTGGCCGATGCGATCGAAAAGCTGATGCAGAATCCGGAACTAAGGCAGCAGATGTCCGCCGCGGCCGTGGAAAGAATTCGGTCGAAATTCTCGCTGGCAGAAATGACGCGAGATCTGGAGAACTTCTTTGAGAAAACGGCGACAACAAATGGAAAACGGGCTGCGTAA
- a CDS encoding DUF362 domain-containing protein, with protein MNKPVSTASTGSERSSPVVSLHDLTAGYPAAVAAGLEEAGFFRTVASGTKVFLKPNLTFPIYRPGVMTSYECLKAVTELLAARGYQVIIGEADSGGYNRFSIDEVFKGMGIDQLAKETGAQLVNVSFTKPEWMEVQAGGRKLRVPVPELLLREIGAFITLPVPKVHLNTGVSMSIKNQWGCIQEPSERLKLHPYFAEVMYELNSRLPHAYSIIDGKIGLNRSGPMLGDPVELNWLMVSNDLVAADRVCCRLMQLDEERIGFLRYFRKRGWWTSFESIQVRPDWERFRKIQFYLERKWTDLPGFVCFNNSFLAWLGYRSPLAGFAHWLLYLFREPFYDYDKEKSKVRLKKN; from the coding sequence GTGAACAAGCCTGTCAGCACAGCTTCCACCGGCTCCGAAAGGTCTTCGCCGGTCGTTTCGCTGCATGACTTGACAGCAGGGTATCCTGCGGCCGTTGCGGCGGGATTGGAGGAGGCGGGATTCTTCCGCACGGTGGCATCGGGCACCAAGGTCTTCTTGAAGCCCAACCTCACGTTCCCGATCTATCGTCCCGGCGTGATGACATCGTACGAATGCCTGAAGGCGGTGACCGAGCTGCTCGCTGCTCGGGGTTATCAGGTGATCATTGGAGAAGCCGACAGCGGTGGATACAACCGTTTTTCCATCGACGAAGTGTTCAAGGGAATGGGCATCGACCAGCTTGCGAAGGAGACCGGCGCGCAGCTCGTAAACGTGAGCTTCACGAAACCGGAATGGATGGAGGTGCAGGCCGGCGGACGCAAACTGCGAGTTCCTGTTCCCGAGTTACTACTACGCGAGATCGGAGCGTTCATCACCTTGCCAGTGCCGAAAGTTCACCTGAACACCGGGGTTTCGATGTCGATCAAGAATCAATGGGGATGCATTCAGGAACCTTCGGAGCGGCTGAAGCTTCACCCTTATTTCGCGGAGGTGATGTACGAACTCAATTCACGATTGCCGCACGCGTATTCCATCATCGACGGGAAGATCGGGTTGAATCGAAGCGGTCCGATGCTTGGCGATCCTGTCGAACTGAACTGGTTGATGGTGTCAAATGATCTGGTTGCTGCGGATCGGGTCTGTTGCCGGCTGATGCAATTGGACGAGGAACGCATTGGATTCCTGCGTTACTTCCGCAAGCGGGGATGGTGGACATCCTTTGAATCGATCCAAGTGCGGCCTGATTGGGAACGTTTTCGAAAGATTCAGTTTTACCTGGAACGCAAGTGGACCGACCTGCCGGGGTTCGTATGTTTCAACAATTCGTTTCTGGCGTGGCTGGGTTACAGATCTCCTCTGGCGGGGTTTGCCCATTGGCTGCTGTACCTCTTTCGCGAGCCGTTCTACGACTACGATAAGGAAAAATCAAAGGTTCGCCTGAAGAAGAACTGA
- a CDS encoding glycosyltransferase, whose protein sequence is MRLSIVTPSFRSAKWLKLCIASVADQEGVDVEHIVQDSCSDDGTQEWLPHDRRVKAYIEKDQGMYDAVNRGYQRAQGDILAYLNCDEQYLPGGLKAVHDFFEENPRTEVLLAGTIVVGNAGEYVCHRHSLVPRLTHLWYRFPVLTSSVFLRRSVIHDRKLLFDTRWRDLGDIHWIRRLLQEKVPMGVSNTFTSVFADTGENMNLKPNAIREKAEWAAMIPSTHRLLKPVSILHHRARRMAAGHFSMKPTSYCIYTHASPDKRVRIDVEKPTGVWWNRL, encoded by the coding sequence ATGCGTTTGTCCATAGTCACCCCCAGCTTTCGGTCTGCAAAATGGTTGAAACTCTGCATTGCATCCGTCGCGGACCAGGAAGGGGTCGATGTCGAACACATCGTGCAGGATTCCTGCTCGGACGACGGCACCCAGGAATGGCTGCCGCACGACAGACGCGTAAAAGCGTACATTGAAAAAGACCAGGGGATGTATGACGCCGTCAACCGTGGATACCAAAGAGCGCAAGGTGACATCCTTGCTTATCTGAACTGTGATGAACAATACCTGCCCGGCGGCCTCAAGGCCGTTCACGATTTTTTCGAGGAGAATCCAAGGACGGAAGTGTTGCTTGCCGGCACCATTGTGGTTGGAAACGCGGGAGAGTACGTGTGTCATCGTCACTCCTTGGTCCCGCGCTTGACGCACCTGTGGTATCGATTTCCCGTACTGACCAGTTCCGTTTTTCTCCGTCGCAGCGTGATTCACGACAGGAAGCTGCTCTTTGACACACGCTGGCGCGACCTCGGAGACATTCATTGGATACGCAGATTGCTGCAGGAGAAGGTTCCCATGGGCGTCAGCAATACATTCACTTCAGTTTTCGCGGACACCGGCGAGAACATGAACTTGAAACCCAACGCCATTCGCGAGAAGGCGGAGTGGGCTGCAATGATACCGTCAACGCACAGGCTGCTGAAACCCGTGTCCATTTTGCATCATCGCGCGCGCCGCATGGCAGCCGGACATTTTTCCATGAAGCCCACCAGCTATTGCATTTACACGCATGCCAGCCCGGACAAGCGCGTTCGAATCGATGTGGAGAAGCCCACTGGCGTGTGGTGGAATCGCTTGTAA